One genomic segment of Desulforamulus reducens MI-1 includes these proteins:
- a CDS encoding RNA-binding protein S1 → MSNFILAPEGLQLRDVDVWGPIYDAKTYGTIMDARIVRVRRIGNQGETWEIEFDDAPGITGLVPAEQTGLPEGTPVNAFVGSVISVKVMEINRKEGIVACSRKEVVNISLSKLLAAINVGQEISSIVKFVSDRNVYLDIGGGVIIRLPAEKARLSDGVPLDVQYRRGGKVNIIVTNLSKEDRGIEVEPIDPWERWTFSRGEVLSGTVVAVRDTAVFVSVKPGVIGMAPYKAADEFVHGDRLEFQVNKFDATKRKLHLIEWDPKKVGQRKREKYRAQARRNAARQSRIANGEDKIIIGVFSDIAVGAEEKPGIDEE, encoded by the coding sequence ATGAGTAACTTTATATTAGCCCCCGAGGGTTTACAACTACGGGATGTGGATGTCTGGGGACCAATTTACGATGCCAAAACCTACGGAACAATCATGGATGCCCGGATAGTAAGAGTGCGGCGAATTGGCAATCAAGGGGAAACATGGGAAATTGAATTTGATGATGCCCCTGGGATAACTGGTCTTGTCCCGGCAGAACAGACAGGGTTACCAGAGGGAACACCCGTTAACGCTTTTGTTGGGTCAGTGATCAGTGTCAAAGTGATGGAGATAAACCGTAAGGAAGGGATAGTAGCCTGCAGCAGAAAAGAAGTGGTCAATATCTCTCTATCAAAACTCCTGGCTGCAATTAATGTAGGTCAAGAAATATCCTCTATCGTAAAATTTGTAAGTGATCGCAATGTGTATCTTGATATTGGCGGTGGTGTAATTATTCGGCTACCAGCTGAAAAAGCCCGGTTATCAGATGGAGTGCCCCTGGATGTACAGTACCGGCGCGGTGGCAAAGTAAATATCATAGTAACAAACTTAAGCAAAGAAGACAGAGGTATAGAAGTCGAACCAATTGATCCCTGGGAAAGATGGACTTTTTCCCGGGGTGAAGTTTTATCTGGCACAGTAGTGGCTGTCCGAGATACAGCAGTATTTGTTAGTGTTAAGCCGGGAGTGATTGGTATGGCGCCATATAAGGCAGCAGATGAATTTGTTCATGGGGACCGGTTAGAATTTCAGGTAAACAAATTCGACGCAACGAAACGAAAACTCCACCTTATTGAGTGGGACCCAAAAAAGGTAGGCCAGCGTAAACGGGAGAAATACCGTGCTCAAGCGAGAAGGAATGCTGCCCGCCAGTCAAGGATTGCAAATGGGGAAGATAAAATCATTATCGGTGTATTTTCTGATATAGCCGTTGGTGCCGAAGAAAAACCAGGAATCGACGAAGAATAA
- a CDS encoding single-stranded DNA-binding protein, whose protein sequence is MLNKVILIGRLTRDPELRYTTNGIAVAKLNLAVERPQFNREREKETDFIDIVVWQRLAEICANNLGKGRLVAVDGRLQVRSYDDNQGIRRKAAEVVAENVKFLDWPKDRPNHQDSDNNKGDGFGSEISFNGDDIPF, encoded by the coding sequence TTGTTAAATAAAGTTATTTTAATTGGTCGGTTAACAAGAGATCCTGAGTTACGGTATACCACTAATGGTATTGCTGTAGCTAAATTAAATCTGGCAGTGGAGCGTCCCCAGTTTAACCGGGAGAGAGAAAAGGAAACGGATTTTATTGATATCGTTGTTTGGCAGAGACTGGCCGAGATCTGTGCCAATAATTTGGGTAAAGGTCGCTTGGTGGCTGTTGATGGTCGTCTGCAAGTTCGTTCCTATGATGATAATCAGGGAATACGCAGGAAAGCAGCTGAGGTAGTGGCTGAAAATGTCAAGTTTCTGGATTGGCCCAAGGATAGGCCTAATCATCAGGATAGTGACAATAATAAAGGTGATGGGTTCGGTAGTGAAATAAGCTTCAATGGTGATGATATACCGTTCTAA
- the radC gene encoding RadC family protein: MQQISMWEGNKGSKKAQSFAGRLRESGAVYQINGDENTSMELILSALIGDIPDETMKSLLLLNLVDFLNLSKEELMTYPGIGPSMAARLMAAFALTKKLASAGASENTVIRCPEDIFYLMKNEAKLLDKEYFSALLLNTKNHVIGKETISIGTLNSSMVHPRELFKQAIRRSAAAVILVHNHPSGDPTPSREDISLTKRLIEAGEIIGIDVLDHIVLGFDKFTSLKSKGLI; this comes from the coding sequence ATGCAACAGATTTCTATGTGGGAAGGTAATAAAGGAAGTAAAAAAGCTCAGAGCTTTGCTGGAAGACTTAGAGAGAGTGGAGCTGTTTATCAGATTAATGGCGATGAGAACACATCGATGGAATTAATCCTATCAGCTTTGATAGGAGATATACCAGATGAGACCATGAAGAGTCTTTTGCTGTTAAACCTGGTGGATTTCCTGAATCTGAGTAAAGAAGAACTAATGACTTACCCAGGTATCGGCCCAAGTATGGCTGCAAGGCTAATGGCCGCATTTGCCTTAACCAAAAAGCTGGCCAGTGCTGGGGCTTCAGAGAATACTGTTATACGATGCCCTGAGGATATTTTTTACTTAATGAAAAACGAAGCCAAGCTACTTGATAAAGAGTATTTCAGTGCACTACTCCTAAATACCAAAAATCATGTGATTGGAAAAGAGACAATATCTATAGGCACCTTAAATTCCTCCATGGTTCACCCCAGGGAGTTGTTTAAACAGGCTATCAGGCGCAGTGCGGCCGCCGTAATTCTAGTTCATAACCATCCAAGTGGCGACCCCACACCTAGCCGGGAAGATATTAGTTTAACCAAAAGATTAATAGAAGCAGGAGAAATCATCGGTATTGATGTCCTGGATCACATAGTACTAGGTTTTGATAAATTTACTAGTCTAAAATCCAAAGGACTTATTTAA